In Pseudomonas lalkuanensis, the following are encoded in one genomic region:
- the rseP gene encoding sigma E protease regulator RseP, translating into MSAVYMILGTLIALGVLVTFHEFGHFWVARRCGVKVLRFSVGFGTPLFRWHDRHGTEFVVAAIPLGGYVKMLDEREAEVPAELLGQSFNRKPVGQRIAIVAAGPVANFLLALLFFWVLAMLGSQQVKPVIGSIAPDSIAARAGLEAGEEIVSVDGKAVTGWSQVNLQLVRRLGESGTLQVGVRESGATTEAFRDLQLNAWLKGVEEPDPIGALGITPWRPAIPPVLDELDPKGPAQAAGLKVGDRLLALDGQPLDDWQQLVERVRKRPAERITLSVESQGQARDVQVTLASRGEGEARSGYLGAGVKGVDWPAEMLREVSFGPLDAVAEAAARTWSMSLLTLDSLKKMLLGELSVKNLSGPITIAKVAGASAQSGVGDFLNFLAYLSISLGVLNLLPIPVLDGGHLLFYLIELARGRPLSERVQAWGVQIGISLVVGVMLLALVNDLSRL; encoded by the coding sequence ATGAGCGCTGTCTACATGATTCTCGGCACCCTGATCGCTCTTGGGGTGCTGGTGACCTTCCACGAGTTCGGTCACTTCTGGGTGGCCCGGCGCTGCGGGGTCAAGGTCCTGCGTTTCTCCGTCGGCTTCGGTACGCCGCTGTTCCGTTGGCATGATCGCCATGGCACGGAGTTTGTCGTCGCCGCCATTCCCCTCGGCGGCTACGTCAAGATGCTGGACGAGCGCGAGGCCGAAGTGCCCGCGGAACTGCTCGGACAGTCCTTCAATCGCAAACCGGTGGGGCAGCGCATCGCTATCGTCGCGGCCGGTCCCGTCGCCAACTTCCTCCTTGCGCTGCTGTTCTTCTGGGTGCTGGCGATGCTCGGCAGTCAGCAGGTCAAACCGGTCATCGGCAGCATCGCTCCAGACAGCATCGCTGCCCGCGCAGGCCTCGAAGCCGGCGAGGAAATCGTTTCGGTCGATGGCAAGGCAGTCACGGGCTGGTCCCAGGTCAATCTGCAACTGGTTCGCCGCCTGGGTGAATCCGGAACCTTGCAAGTGGGCGTCCGCGAGTCTGGCGCCACCACCGAAGCGTTCCGTGATCTGCAGCTGAACGCCTGGCTCAAGGGTGTGGAAGAACCTGATCCGATTGGCGCCCTGGGGATTACCCCTTGGCGTCCGGCTATCCCGCCGGTCCTGGACGAACTGGACCCGAAAGGCCCGGCCCAGGCCGCCGGCCTCAAGGTCGGCGATCGTCTGCTGGCCCTGGATGGCCAGCCGCTGGATGACTGGCAGCAATTGGTCGAGCGGGTGCGCAAGCGTCCCGCCGAGCGCATCACCCTCAGTGTCGAGAGTCAGGGCCAGGCACGAGACGTCCAGGTGACCCTGGCTTCCCGTGGCGAGGGTGAGGCACGCAGCGGCTACCTCGGTGCCGGGGTGAAAGGTGTCGACTGGCCGGCGGAAATGCTCCGGGAAGTCAGTTTCGGCCCGCTGGATGCGGTGGCTGAAGCGGCGGCCAGGACCTGGTCCATGAGCCTGCTAACTCTGGATTCCCTAAAGAAAATGTTGCTTGGCGAGCTCTCGGTAAAAAACTTGAGCGGGCCGATAACCATTGCTAAAGTGGCGGGCGCTTCGGCCCAGTCCGGGGTGGGGGATTTTCTCAATTTCCTCGCCTACCTGAGCATAAGCCTGGGGGTTCTCAATCTGTTGCCAATTCCCGTCCTTGATGGGGGGCACCTGCTGTTCTACCTGATCGAATTGGCGCGAGGTCGCCCATTGTCAGAGCGGGTGCAGGCTTGGGGGGTGCAGATCGGTATCAGTCTGGTCGTA
- the pyrH gene encoding UMP kinase, with the protein MAQQVSGRQPRYKRILLKLSGEALMGSEEFGIDPKVLDRMALEIGQLVGIGVQVGLVIGGGNLFRGAALSAAGMDRVTGDHMGMLATVMNALAMRDALERSNIPAIVMSAISMVGVTDHYDRRKAMRHLSSGEVVIFSAGTGNPFFTTDSAACLRAIEVDADVVLKATKVDGVYTADPFKDPNAEKFERLTYDEVLDRKLGVMDLTAICLCRDQKMPLRVFNMNKPGALLNIVVGGAEGTLIEEGEQ; encoded by the coding sequence ATGGCTCAGCAGGTGAGTGGCCGCCAACCTCGCTACAAACGCATTCTGCTCAAACTCAGCGGTGAGGCCCTGATGGGCTCCGAGGAGTTCGGTATCGATCCGAAGGTCCTCGATCGTATGGCGCTGGAAATCGGCCAGCTGGTCGGTATCGGCGTCCAGGTCGGCCTGGTGATCGGCGGCGGCAACCTGTTCCGTGGTGCGGCCCTGAGCGCCGCCGGTATGGATCGGGTGACCGGCGACCACATGGGTATGCTGGCCACGGTCATGAACGCCCTGGCCATGCGTGATGCGCTGGAGCGCTCCAACATCCCCGCCATCGTGATGTCGGCCATTTCCATGGTCGGCGTGACCGACCACTACGACCGCCGCAAGGCCATGCGCCACCTGAGCTCCGGCGAAGTGGTGATCTTCTCCGCCGGCACCGGCAACCCGTTCTTCACCACTGATTCGGCCGCCTGCCTGCGTGCCATCGAAGTGGATGCGGACGTGGTGCTGAAAGCCACCAAGGTCGATGGCGTGTACACTGCCGACCCGTTCAAGGACCCCAATGCCGAGAAATTCGAGCGCCTGACCTACGACGAGGTGCTGGATCGCAAGCTGGGCGTCATGGACCTCACGGCCATCTGTCTGTGCCGTGATCAGAAGATGCCGCTGCGGGTCTTCAATATGAATAAACCGGGTGCCCTGCTGAACATCGTGGTCGGCGGCGCCGAAGGAACCCTGATCGAGGAGGGCGAACAGTGA
- a CDS encoding [protein-PII] uridylyltransferase, protein MPQVDPELFDRGQFQAELALKSSPIAAFKKAIRQARDVLDNRFANGRDIRRLVEDRAWFVDQILRAAWERFGWSEDADIALLAVGGYGRGELHPFSDIDLLILLDSADHEVFREPIEGFLTLLWDIGLEVGQSVRSVAECAEEAQADLTVVTNLMESRTISGPEHLRQRMLEVTSPEQMWPSKHFFLAKRNEQKARHAKYNDTEYNLEPNVKGSPGGLRDIQTILWVARRQFGSLNLHGLVQQGFLMESECSMLASSQEFLWKVRYALHMLAGRAEDRLLFDHQRKIASLLGFEDGDGKLGIERFMQKYYRVVMGVSELSDLINQHFEEVILRAGETGQAQPLNSRFQLRDGYIEVTHPNVFKRTPFAMLEIFVLMAQHPEIKGVRADTIRLLRDSRHLIDDDFRKDIRNTSLFIELFKSTQGIHRNLRRMNRYGILGLYLPEFGQIIGQMQHDLFHIYTVDAHTLNLIKHLRKLKWPELAEKFPLASKLIDKLPKPELIYLAGLYHDIGKGRGGDHSELGAVDAEVFCARHQLPVWDSRLVAWLVQHHLVMSTTAQRKDLSDPQVIYDFARLVGDQTRLDYLYVLTVADINATNPSLWNSWRASLLRQLYTETKRALRRGLENPLDREEQIRQTQTAAIDILVRNGIDQDEAEQLWSQLGDDYFLRHTANDVAWHTEAILQHPAGNDPLVLIKETAQREFEGATQIFIYAPDQHDFFAVTVAAMSQLNLNIHDARIITSTSQFTLDTYIVLDADGGRIGENPARIREIREGLIDALKNPDEYPAIIQRRVPRQLKHFAFPPQVTISNDAQRPVTILELIAPDRPGLLARIGRIFLEFDLSLQNAKIATLGERVEDVFFVTDANNQPLSDPELCLRLQEAIVSQLSDANGKSLDPTRISI, encoded by the coding sequence ATGCCGCAGGTGGATCCCGAGTTGTTCGACCGCGGGCAGTTCCAGGCGGAACTGGCCTTGAAGTCCAGCCCCATTGCTGCCTTCAAGAAGGCCATTCGCCAGGCCCGCGATGTGCTCGACAACCGTTTCGCCAACGGCCGCGACATCCGTCGCCTGGTGGAAGACCGCGCCTGGTTCGTCGACCAGATCCTGCGGGCGGCCTGGGAGCGTTTCGGCTGGAGCGAGGACGCCGACATCGCCCTGCTGGCCGTGGGCGGTTACGGGCGCGGCGAGTTGCACCCCTTCTCCGATATCGACCTGCTGATCCTGCTGGACAGCGCCGACCACGAAGTCTTCCGCGAGCCCATCGAAGGCTTTCTCACCCTGCTCTGGGACATCGGCCTTGAAGTGGGCCAGAGCGTGCGCTCGGTAGCCGAGTGCGCCGAGGAGGCGCAGGCGGACCTGACGGTGGTCACCAACCTGATGGAAAGCCGCACCATCTCCGGCCCCGAACACCTGCGCCAGCGCATGCTGGAGGTCACCAGCCCCGAGCAGATGTGGCCGAGCAAGCACTTCTTCCTCGCCAAGCGCAACGAGCAGAAGGCGCGCCACGCCAAGTACAACGACACCGAATACAACCTGGAACCCAACGTAAAGGGTTCCCCGGGTGGCCTGCGCGATATCCAGACCATCCTCTGGGTCGCCCGCCGTCAGTTCGGCAGCCTCAACCTGCACGGTCTGGTGCAGCAGGGCTTCCTGATGGAAAGCGAGTGCAGCATGCTGGCCTCCAGCCAGGAATTCCTCTGGAAGGTGCGCTACGCCCTGCACATGCTGGCCGGACGCGCCGAAGACCGCCTGCTGTTCGATCACCAGCGCAAGATCGCTTCCCTCCTCGGCTTCGAGGACGGTGACGGCAAGCTCGGTATCGAACGCTTCATGCAGAAGTACTACCGGGTGGTGATGGGGGTTTCCGAACTCAGCGACCTGATCAACCAGCACTTCGAGGAAGTCATCCTGCGCGCTGGCGAGACGGGTCAGGCGCAGCCGTTGAACAGCCGATTCCAGCTGCGCGACGGCTATATCGAGGTGACCCACCCGAACGTCTTCAAGCGCACCCCCTTCGCCATGCTGGAAATCTTCGTGCTGATGGCCCAGCACCCGGAGATCAAGGGCGTGCGCGCGGACACCATCCGCCTGCTGCGGGACAGCCGTCATCTGATCGACGACGACTTCCGCAAGGACATCCGCAACACCAGCCTGTTCATCGAGCTGTTCAAATCCACCCAGGGCATCCACCGCAACCTGCGGCGGATGAACCGCTACGGCATCCTCGGCCTCTACCTGCCGGAGTTCGGCCAGATCATCGGGCAGATGCAGCACGACCTGTTCCACATCTATACGGTGGACGCCCACACCCTCAACCTGATCAAGCACCTGCGCAAGCTGAAGTGGCCGGAACTGGCGGAGAAATTCCCCCTGGCCAGCAAGCTCATCGACAAGCTGCCCAAGCCGGAGCTGATCTACCTTGCCGGGCTCTATCACGACATCGGCAAGGGCCGCGGCGGCGACCACTCCGAACTGGGTGCCGTGGACGCGGAAGTCTTCTGCGCCCGCCACCAGTTGCCGGTATGGGACTCGCGCCTGGTGGCCTGGCTGGTGCAGCACCACCTGGTGATGTCCACCACCGCCCAGCGCAAGGACCTCTCCGACCCACAGGTGATCTACGACTTCGCCCGCCTGGTGGGCGACCAGACCCGGCTGGACTACCTCTACGTGCTCACCGTGGCCGACATCAACGCCACCAACCCGAGCCTGTGGAACTCCTGGCGCGCCAGCCTGCTGCGCCAGCTCTACACCGAGACCAAGCGCGCCCTGCGCCGCGGCCTGGAAAACCCGCTGGACCGTGAAGAGCAGATCCGCCAGACGCAGACCGCCGCCATCGACATCCTGGTGCGCAACGGTATCGACCAGGACGAGGCCGAGCAGCTCTGGAGCCAGCTGGGCGACGACTACTTCCTGCGCCACACCGCCAACGACGTGGCCTGGCACACCGAGGCGATCCTCCAGCACCCGGCCGGCAACGACCCCCTGGTGCTGATCAAGGAAACCGCCCAGCGCGAGTTCGAAGGCGCCACCCAGATCTTCATCTACGCGCCGGACCAGCACGACTTCTTCGCCGTGACCGTGGCTGCCATGTCGCAGCTCAACCTGAACATCCACGACGCACGGATCATCACCTCCACCAGCCAGTTCACCCTCGACACCTACATCGTGCTCGATGCCGACGGCGGGCGGATTGGCGAGAACCCGGCGCGTATCCGCGAGATCCGCGAAGGCCTGATCGACGCCCTGAAGAACCCGGACGAGTACCCGGCCATCATCCAGCGCCGCGTACCGCGCCAGCTCAAGCACTTCGCCTTCCCGCCGCAGGTGACCATCTCCAACGACGCCCAGCGCCCGGTGACCATCCTCGAACTGATCGCCCCCGACCGCCCCGGCCTGCTGGCGCGCATCGGGCGCATCTTCCTGGAGTTCGACCTGTCGCTGCAGAACGCCAAGATCGCCACCCTCGGCGAGCGGGTGGAAGACGTGTTCTTCGTCACCGACGCCAACAACCAGCCGCTCTCCGACCCCGAACTCTGTCTCCGGCTGCAGGAGGCCATCGTCTCCCAGCTGTCCGACGCCAACGGCAAGAGCCTCGACCCGACACGGATAAGCATTTGA
- the tsf gene encoding translation elongation factor Ts: MAEITAALVKELRERTGLGMMDCKKALTAAEGDIEKAIDDMRAAGAIKAAKKAGNIAAEGAIAVKVADDNKVAVIIEVNSQTDFLALQDDFKGFVAASLEQAFNEKLTDAAPLVESREEARLALVSKTGENVNIRRLTRVEGDVVGAYLHGHRIGVVVSLKGGTPELAKDIAMHVAASNPQFLNPSQVSEEAVAKEKEIFLALNADKIAGKPENIVENMVKGRIAKFLAEASLVEQPFVKDPEVKVGDLAKKAGAEIVSFVRYEVGEGIEKVEVDFAAEVAAQVAATKQ, from the coding sequence ATGGCAGAGATTACTGCAGCCCTGGTTAAAGAACTGCGCGAGCGTACCGGCCTGGGCATGATGGATTGCAAGAAGGCCCTGACCGCCGCTGAAGGCGATATCGAGAAGGCCATCGACGACATGCGCGCCGCTGGCGCCATCAAGGCTGCCAAGAAGGCCGGCAACATCGCCGCCGAAGGTGCCATCGCTGTCAAGGTTGCTGACGACAACAAGGTTGCCGTCATCATCGAAGTCAACTCCCAGACCGACTTCCTGGCTCTGCAGGACGACTTCAAAGGCTTCGTTGCCGCTTCCCTGGAGCAGGCTTTCAACGAGAAGCTGACCGACGCCGCTCCGCTGGTCGAATCCCGCGAAGAGGCTCGTCTGGCCCTGGTTTCCAAGACTGGCGAAAACGTCAATATCCGTCGTCTGACCCGCGTTGAAGGCGACGTGGTTGGTGCCTACCTGCACGGCCACCGCATCGGCGTAGTCGTGAGCCTGAAGGGCGGCACCCCGGAGCTGGCCAAGGACATCGCCATGCACGTGGCTGCCAGCAACCCGCAGTTCCTGAACCCGAGCCAGGTTTCCGAAGAAGCCGTTGCCAAGGAAAAGGAAATCTTCCTGGCCCTGAACGCCGACAAGATCGCCGGCAAGCCGGAAAACATCGTCGAGAACATGGTCAAGGGCCGTATCGCCAAGTTCCTGGCCGAAGCCAGCCTGGTCGAGCAGCCGTTCGTCAAGGATCCGGAAGTCAAGGTCGGTGATCTGGCCAAGAAGGCCGGCGCCGAAATCGTTTCCTTCGTTCGTTACGAAGTAGGCGAAGGCATCGAGAAAGTCGAAGTCGACTTCGCTGCCGAAGTAGCTGCCCAGGTCGCCGCTACCAAGCAATAA
- the frr gene encoding ribosome recycling factor, which translates to MINEIKQEAQERMKKTLESLDHAFAKIRTGRAHPSILDSVMVSYYGADTPLRQVANVVAEDSRTLALTVFDKSMIQAVEKAIMTSDLGLNPATAGTTIRVPMPALTEETRKGYTKQARAEAENARVAVRNIRRDALAQLKDLVKEKEISEDDERRAADDVQKLTDKFVGEVDKALETKEKDLMAV; encoded by the coding sequence GTGATCAACGAGATCAAGCAAGAAGCGCAGGAGCGCATGAAGAAAACCCTGGAATCGCTGGATCATGCTTTCGCCAAGATCCGCACCGGGCGTGCGCACCCGAGCATCCTGGACAGCGTCATGGTCTCCTACTATGGCGCCGACACTCCGTTGCGCCAGGTGGCCAACGTGGTGGCCGAGGACTCCCGTACCCTGGCCCTGACCGTGTTCGACAAGAGCATGATCCAGGCTGTGGAAAAGGCCATCATGACCTCCGACCTGGGCCTGAACCCAGCCACCGCCGGCACCACCATTCGTGTGCCGATGCCCGCCCTGACCGAGGAAACCCGCAAGGGCTACACCAAGCAGGCGCGTGCCGAAGCCGAAAACGCCCGTGTTGCTGTGCGCAACATTCGTCGTGATGCCCTGGCGCAACTGAAGGACCTGGTCAAGGAAAAGGAAATCAGCGAAGACGACGAGCGTCGCGCCGCCGATGACGTCCAGAAGCTGACCGACAAGTTCGTCGGCGAAGTCGACAAGGCTCTGGAAACCAAAGAAAAAGACCTGATGGCCGTTTGA
- the map gene encoding type I methionyl aminopeptidase, which translates to MTVTIKTPAEIEKMRVAGRLAAEVLEMIGEHVKPGVTTEELDRICHDYIVNVQQAIPAPLNYKGFPKSICTSVNHVVCHGIPNEKPLKDGDIVNIDVTVIKDGYHGDTSKMFLVGKAPEWADKLCRVTQECMYKGIQLVKPGARLGDIGEVIQKHAEKLGYSVVREYCGHGIGAVFHEEPQVLHYGRAGTGMELKEGMTFTIEPMINQGRPETRLLGDGWTAITKDRKLSAQWEHTVLVTADGYEILTLRSDDTLSRTSP; encoded by the coding sequence ATGACCGTCACCATCAAGACGCCCGCAGAAATCGAGAAAATGCGCGTTGCCGGCCGCCTGGCCGCCGAAGTGCTGGAGATGATCGGCGAGCATGTCAAACCCGGCGTGACTACCGAGGAGCTGGACCGCATCTGCCATGACTATATCGTCAACGTGCAGCAGGCCATCCCCGCTCCCCTGAACTACAAGGGGTTCCCCAAGTCGATCTGCACCTCGGTCAACCACGTGGTATGCCATGGCATCCCCAACGAGAAGCCGCTGAAGGATGGCGACATCGTCAATATCGACGTCACCGTCATCAAGGACGGCTATCACGGCGACACCAGCAAGATGTTCCTGGTGGGCAAGGCGCCGGAGTGGGCCGACAAGCTCTGCCGCGTGACCCAGGAGTGCATGTACAAGGGCATCCAGCTGGTGAAGCCGGGCGCACGCCTGGGCGATATCGGCGAAGTGATCCAGAAGCACGCCGAGAAGCTTGGCTATTCGGTGGTCCGTGAATACTGCGGCCATGGCATTGGCGCCGTGTTCCACGAAGAGCCCCAGGTCCTGCACTACGGCCGCGCCGGCACTGGCATGGAGCTCAAGGAAGGCATGACCTTCACCATCGAGCCGATGATCAACCAGGGCCGCCCGGAAACCCGCCTGCTGGGCGACGGCTGGACCGCCATCACCAAGGATCGCAAGCTTTCCGCCCAGTGGGAGCACACCGTCCTGGTGACCGCCGACGGCTATGAAATCCTGACCCTGCGCAGCGACGACACCCTGTCGCGCACATCGCCCTGA
- the rpsB gene encoding 30S ribosomal protein S2 — MSQVNMRDMLKAGVHFGHQTRYWNPKMGKYIFGARNKIHIINLEKTLPMFNDALSFVEKLAAGKNKVLFVGTKRSAGKIVREEAARCGSPYVDHRWLGGMLTNYKTIRQSIKRLRELETQSQDGTFAKLTKKEALMRSRDLEKLERSLGGIKDMGGLPDALFVIDVDHERIAITEANKLGIPVIGVVDTNSSPEGVDYVIPGNDDAIRAVQLYLSSVADAVIRGRQNAVGGPDEFVEEAASEAAEG; from the coding sequence ATGTCCCAAGTCAACATGCGCGATATGCTGAAGGCCGGTGTGCACTTCGGCCACCAGACCCGTTACTGGAACCCGAAAATGGGCAAGTACATTTTCGGCGCGCGCAACAAGATCCACATCATCAACCTTGAAAAAACCCTGCCGATGTTCAACGACGCCCTGAGCTTCGTTGAGAAACTGGCTGCAGGCAAGAACAAGGTTCTGTTCGTCGGCACCAAGCGTTCCGCTGGCAAGATCGTTCGTGAAGAAGCTGCTCGTTGCGGCTCCCCGTACGTCGATCACCGCTGGCTCGGCGGCATGCTGACCAACTACAAGACCATCCGTCAGTCCATCAAGCGCCTGCGCGAGCTGGAAACCCAGTCCCAGGACGGCACCTTCGCCAAGCTGACCAAGAAAGAAGCCCTGATGCGCAGCCGCGACCTCGAGAAGCTCGAGCGCAGCCTGGGCGGTATCAAGGACATGGGCGGCCTGCCGGACGCTCTGTTCGTGATCGACGTTGATCACGAGCGCATCGCCATCACCGAAGCCAACAAGCTGGGCATCCCGGTTATCGGCGTTGTCGATACCAACAGCAGCCCTGAAGGCGTTGATTACGTCATCCCGGGCAACGACGACGCCATCCGCGCCGTTCAGCTGTACCTCTCCAGCGTTGCTGATGCTGTAATCCGCGGCCGTCAGAATGCCGTTGGCGGTCCTGACGAGTTCGTCGAAGAGGCTGCTTCCGAGGCCGCAGAAGGCTGA
- the uppS gene encoding polyprenyl diphosphate synthase produces MDKNQQGASPAVPRHVAIIMDGNNRWAKKRLLPGVAGHKAGVDAVRAVIEVCAEAGVEVLTLFAFSSENWQRPADEVSALMELFLGALRREARRLDQNDIRLRIIGDRSRFHPELQAAMREAEQLTSTHQRFVLQVAANYGGQWDITQAAQRLAREVQAGHLQVDDISPQLLQSCLVTGDLPLPDLCIRTGGEHRISNFLLWQLAYAELYFSDLFWPDFKHEAMRKALADFAKRQRRFGKTSEQLEAEARAKC; encoded by the coding sequence ATGGACAAGAACCAGCAAGGTGCGAGCCCCGCGGTGCCACGACATGTGGCGATTATCATGGACGGTAACAACCGTTGGGCGAAGAAGCGCCTGCTACCTGGCGTCGCCGGCCATAAGGCCGGAGTGGATGCGGTCCGGGCGGTGATCGAGGTGTGTGCCGAGGCCGGTGTCGAGGTGCTCACCCTGTTCGCCTTCTCCAGTGAGAACTGGCAGCGCCCGGCCGACGAGGTCAGCGCCCTGATGGAGCTGTTCCTGGGGGCGCTGCGCCGCGAGGCCCGGCGCCTGGACCAGAACGACATCCGCCTGCGCATCATCGGCGACCGCTCACGCTTCCATCCGGAGCTGCAGGCCGCCATGCGCGAGGCCGAGCAACTGACCTCCACCCATCAGAGGTTCGTCCTCCAGGTCGCCGCCAACTACGGCGGCCAGTGGGATATCACCCAGGCCGCACAGCGCCTGGCGCGTGAGGTTCAGGCTGGTCACCTGCAGGTCGACGACATTTCTCCGCAGTTGCTGCAAAGCTGCCTGGTCACCGGCGACCTGCCGTTGCCCGACCTGTGCATCCGCACCGGTGGCGAGCATCGCATCAGCAACTTCCTGCTTTGGCAGCTCGCCTATGCCGAGCTGTATTTCTCCGATCTCTTCTGGCCTGACTTCAAACACGAAGCCATGCGCAAGGCGCTGGCCGACTTCGCCAAGCGCCAGCGTCGCTTCGGCAAGACAAGCGAGCAGCTAGAAGCCGAGGCCCGAGCCAAATGCTGA
- a CDS encoding phosphatidate cytidylyltransferase has protein sequence MLKQRVITALVLLPIALAGFFWLDGGAFALFIGAVVSLGGWEWARLAGFSSQPMRVAYGLLVAALLYGLYLAPALAPLVLVLGVLWWGAATILVLGYPETSRYWGGTPGKLVIGLLILLPAWQGLVLFKQWPLANWLILAVMVLVWAADIGAYFSGKAFGKRKLAPNVSPGKSWEGLVGGLLASLAITVGVGFYRGWVGSELVLAVVGAALVVLISVVGDLTESMFKRQSGIKDSSNLLPGHGGVLDRIDSLTAAIPLFAALLWAAGWGAL, from the coding sequence ATGCTGAAACAACGCGTCATCACCGCCCTGGTGTTGCTGCCCATCGCCCTCGCGGGTTTCTTCTGGCTGGATGGCGGCGCCTTCGCCCTGTTCATCGGTGCCGTGGTGAGCCTCGGCGGCTGGGAATGGGCGCGACTGGCGGGCTTTTCCTCGCAGCCAATGCGCGTAGCCTACGGCCTGCTCGTGGCGGCACTGCTCTACGGGCTCTACCTCGCGCCGGCACTGGCGCCGCTGGTCCTGGTGCTCGGCGTGCTCTGGTGGGGGGCGGCAACCATCCTCGTACTGGGTTATCCCGAAACGAGTCGCTACTGGGGTGGTACCCCGGGCAAGCTGGTCATCGGCCTGCTGATCCTGCTGCCCGCCTGGCAGGGCCTGGTGCTGTTCAAGCAATGGCCGCTGGCCAACTGGCTGATTCTCGCCGTGATGGTGCTGGTCTGGGCTGCCGACATCGGCGCCTATTTTTCCGGCAAGGCATTCGGCAAGCGAAAGCTGGCGCCCAACGTCAGCCCCGGCAAGAGCTGGGAAGGGCTGGTGGGGGGGCTGCTGGCAAGTCTGGCGATCACCGTGGGTGTCGGTTTCTACCGTGGCTGGGTGGGTTCCGAGCTTGTGCTGGCCGTGGTCGGCGCCGCTCTGGTTGTCCTGATCTCTGTGGTGGGTGACCTGACCGAAAGCATGTTCAAGCGCCAGTCCGGCATCAAGGACAGCAGCAACCTGCTGCCGGGCCATGGTGGCGTGCTGGATCGTATCGACAGCCTGACCGCGGCCATCCCGCTGTTCGCCGCGCTGCTCTGGGCTGCCGGCTGGGGTGCCCTGTGA
- the ispC gene encoding 1-deoxy-D-xylulose-5-phosphate reductoisomerase: protein MSQPQRITVLGATGSIGLSTLDVVARHPDRYQVFALSGFSRLSELEALCLRHRPEFAVVPDADSARHLQGGLLAAGLQTRVLVGEEGLCDVAAHPQVDAVMAAIVGAAGLKPTLAAVEAGKRVLLANKEALVMSGALFMQAVRKSGAVLLPIDSEHNAIFQCLPLDYARGLAPVGVRRILLTASGGPFREMPLEQLPDVSPEQACAHPNWSMGRKISVDSASMMNKGLELIEACWLFDARPAQVEVVIHPQSVIHSLVDYVDGSVLAQLGNPDMRTPIAHALAWPERIDSGVSPLDLFAVARLDFQAPDEGRFPCLRLARQAAEEGGSAPAMLNAANEVAVSAFLDRRVRFTEIASIIDEVLNREAASAVETLDSVLHADARARAAAQQWLVRQGR, encoded by the coding sequence GTGAGCCAGCCGCAACGCATTACCGTGCTGGGGGCTACCGGCTCCATCGGCCTCAGCACCCTGGATGTCGTCGCTCGCCATCCTGATCGTTATCAGGTCTTCGCTCTCAGCGGCTTCAGCCGGCTGAGCGAGCTGGAGGCCTTGTGCCTGCGCCATCGTCCCGAATTCGCCGTCGTGCCGGATGCCGATTCCGCCCGTCATCTGCAGGGCGGCCTGCTGGCGGCCGGGCTTCAGACGCGTGTGCTGGTGGGTGAGGAAGGGCTTTGCGACGTCGCCGCCCATCCGCAGGTCGATGCCGTGATGGCCGCTATCGTGGGCGCTGCCGGCCTCAAGCCGACCCTGGCAGCGGTCGAGGCGGGAAAGCGCGTCCTGCTGGCCAACAAGGAGGCGCTGGTGATGTCCGGCGCCCTGTTCATGCAGGCTGTGCGCAAGAGTGGCGCCGTGTTGCTGCCGATCGACAGCGAACACAACGCGATTTTCCAGTGTCTGCCCCTGGATTACGCCCGTGGGTTGGCGCCCGTAGGCGTGCGCCGCATCCTGCTGACCGCTTCCGGCGGCCCGTTCCGCGAGATGCCGCTGGAGCAGCTGCCGGATGTTTCACCCGAGCAGGCCTGCGCGCATCCCAACTGGTCGATGGGGCGCAAGATTTCCGTGGATTCGGCCAGCATGATGAACAAGGGGCTGGAGCTGATCGAGGCCTGCTGGCTGTTCGATGCGCGCCCGGCCCAGGTGGAAGTGGTAATTCATCCGCAGAGCGTGATCCATTCGCTGGTGGACTACGTGGACGGTTCGGTACTGGCCCAGTTGGGCAATCCGGACATGCGCACCCCCATCGCTCACGCGCTGGCGTGGCCGGAACGCATCGATTCCGGCGTTTCGCCGTTGGACCTGTTCGCCGTGGCCCGCCTGGACTTCCAGGCCCCGGACGAAGGGCGTTTCCCCTGCCTGCGCCTGGCTCGACAGGCGGCGGAGGAGGGCGGCAGCGCCCCGGCGATGCTCAATGCCGCGAACGAGGTGGCCGTTTCGGCCTTCCTGGATAGACGCGTCCGCTTCACCGAAATCGCGAGTATCATCGACGAAGTGCTGAACCGCGAAGCGGCGAGTGCGGTCGAAACGCTGGATTCCGTGCTGCATGCTGACGCCCGCGCCAGGGCTGCGGCGCAGCAGTGGCTGGTCCGTCAAGGGCGCTAG